The proteins below come from a single Pseudarthrobacter sp. SSS035 genomic window:
- a CDS encoding sensor histidine kinase, with protein sequence MSYMSGRTERLLPARSVWTTSMVWWHAGFYAALASVSYFAMFGNERESGTPLVIGALVLLGAAYPFLTRTKDLRTLRPTIYVALLVAVVVFLSFVYDGAGVLLFVAFPQVWMFTSSQRQGVAATAVLCVGVAVGQISRWGLAGTEVYGITAQLVTSFVASCMIGLWISKVIEQSEQRAELLAELEATRHELNNAEQARGALAERERMAREIHDTLAQGFTSIAMLSEAAQAQLRAQPEAPSGLVRSLTAISRTARENLAEARALVASGVPSDVQGGDLLAALKRLPDTLHLDSVRLTVELPDSLPPLPSTQQVALLRTAQEALNNVRRHSGATAAEVLMDIPAGGPPLLRLTVTDNGQGFDVSADHQGFGLKSMAARLDEIGGRLQVTSAPGATRLLAVVPTGALGPGGTDTGPGTRGADAPLPGAVT encoded by the coding sequence ATGAGCTATATGAGCGGACGGACCGAGCGGCTGCTGCCGGCACGGTCCGTATGGACAACCTCCATGGTCTGGTGGCACGCCGGGTTCTACGCCGCACTGGCCAGCGTGTCGTATTTCGCCATGTTCGGCAACGAGCGAGAGTCCGGGACGCCCCTGGTCATTGGTGCGCTGGTGCTCCTCGGGGCCGCGTACCCTTTCCTGACCCGGACCAAGGATCTCCGGACACTGCGGCCCACCATCTACGTGGCACTGCTGGTGGCTGTGGTGGTGTTCCTGTCCTTTGTGTACGACGGCGCCGGGGTCCTGCTGTTTGTGGCCTTCCCCCAGGTCTGGATGTTCACGTCCTCCCAGCGCCAGGGCGTAGCAGCCACCGCCGTACTCTGCGTCGGCGTGGCCGTTGGCCAGATCAGCCGCTGGGGACTTGCCGGCACGGAGGTGTACGGCATCACGGCCCAGCTGGTGACCTCGTTTGTGGCCAGCTGCATGATCGGACTCTGGATCTCGAAAGTCATTGAGCAAAGCGAACAGCGCGCCGAACTGCTGGCTGAGCTTGAGGCCACCCGCCACGAACTGAACAACGCGGAACAGGCACGCGGTGCATTGGCTGAGCGTGAGCGGATGGCACGGGAAATCCACGACACCCTGGCCCAGGGGTTCACGTCCATCGCCATGCTCTCCGAAGCGGCACAGGCCCAGCTCAGGGCGCAACCCGAGGCCCCCTCCGGACTGGTGCGCAGCCTCACCGCTATTTCGCGGACGGCCCGAGAGAATCTGGCCGAAGCCCGTGCCCTGGTGGCCTCAGGCGTCCCGTCGGATGTCCAGGGCGGAGACCTCCTGGCGGCACTGAAGCGGCTGCCGGACACGCTTCACCTGGACAGCGTCCGGCTGACCGTGGAGCTGCCCGACAGCCTGCCCCCGCTGCCGTCCACGCAGCAGGTGGCACTGCTCCGGACGGCCCAGGAGGCACTCAACAACGTCCGCAGGCATTCCGGAGCCACGGCCGCGGAGGTCCTGATGGATATCCCTGCCGGCGGCCCGCCGCTGCTCCGGCTGACCGTCACGGACAACGGGCAGGGCTTTGACGTCTCGGCGGATCACCAGGGGTTCGGCCTGAAGTCGATGGCTGCCCGGCTGGACGAAATCGGTGGCCGGCTCCAGGTCACTTCCGCGCCGGGCGCCACCCGGCTGCTGGCGGTGGTCCCCACCGGGGCCCTCGGGCCCGGCGGCACGGACACCGGGCCAGGGACCCGCGGTGCGGACGCACCCCTGCCCGGAGCCGTGACATGA
- a CDS encoding ABC transporter permease yields the protein MSTAVPASVSPATGRPAWRPSVLRLGLGRVLLEIKLFNRDVLSLVLVLFFPILMMSLFGTVFGDEPVFGAGPDGQGGITPAHYYLPGMLALSTILSGFQNLSSYVATERFNGTAKRLAGTPLPAASYFIGKTGQTLYLIVAQTVLLLLAAAVLFDVPLPRDAGQWGTVALLMILATAAWATVAIAFTALPKSAQSASTLAVLPVLLLSFTSGVYFPFSQLPDWLQSVTNFFPLRWTASAFRSVFLPAGFEAVEPGGTYNLPLTFLVLGIWVAAGAVLARLAFKWPPQK from the coding sequence ATGAGCACAGCAGTCCCCGCATCCGTCTCCCCCGCCACCGGCCGCCCGGCCTGGCGCCCGTCAGTCCTGCGCTTGGGACTTGGCCGGGTCCTGCTGGAGATCAAACTATTTAACCGTGACGTGCTATCTCTGGTCCTGGTTCTCTTCTTCCCGATCCTGATGATGTCCCTGTTCGGGACTGTTTTCGGTGACGAGCCGGTCTTCGGCGCCGGCCCGGACGGCCAGGGCGGCATCACCCCGGCGCACTACTACCTGCCCGGCATGCTTGCGCTGAGCACCATCCTGAGCGGGTTCCAGAACCTCAGCAGCTACGTGGCCACCGAGCGTTTCAACGGCACGGCGAAGCGGCTGGCCGGTACGCCATTGCCCGCAGCCTCGTACTTCATCGGAAAAACAGGCCAGACCCTCTACCTGATCGTGGCCCAGACTGTTCTCCTGCTGCTCGCGGCAGCCGTCCTGTTCGACGTCCCGCTGCCCCGGGACGCCGGGCAGTGGGGCACGGTGGCGCTGCTGATGATCCTGGCCACGGCTGCCTGGGCCACCGTGGCCATCGCGTTCACCGCCTTGCCCAAGTCGGCACAAAGCGCGTCCACCCTGGCCGTCCTGCCGGTACTGCTCCTGTCCTTCACCTCGGGTGTGTACTTCCCGTTCTCGCAGCTTCCGGACTGGCTGCAGTCCGTGACCAATTTCTTCCCCCTCCGCTGGACGGCGAGCGCCTTCAGGTCTGTTTTCCTGCCTGCCGGCTTTGAAGCCGTTGAGCCCGGCGGCACCTACAACCTGCCGCTGACGTTCCTGGTCCTGGGCATCTGGGTGGCCGCGGGTGCCGTGCTTGCCCGGTTGGCATTCAAGTGGCCGCCGCAGAAGTAG
- a CDS encoding PspC domain-containing protein, with protein sequence MNSQTPTPDDGQPTEPLPPRDPDQPTEPLLPPPAASQDTPPAAGPYDGPYAGPYASQYSGPSAGPYSSAKAPGQSGDFFTWVRSHGIQRGRDRWIGGVSSGIAHRMGIDPLIVRGIFIVLTLFAGIGVLLYGLAWAFLPEPDGRIHVQEAGAGRWSSGMTGALITTVVGLTGLGGGFWGWSRNGFGGFLWTVFWVGGAIYFIYYLTQRNKARNGAPMNATPQPAGGDSGYSASYPTTPYAAPFAATDSASTRTSGTSGSAPYLPVPPSSVNPPYGGGSYGGGGSDGGAYGGYQPPQGPARAPKVRPSGPGAPAVAITAGTALLVGGGLKALDAGNVINLGDAANAIVWASGAAVLGLGILIAGLRGRTSGILGFFAVVALVIGGIFNVVGNGDRVRFTQVDWAPASQQQAADGFSVTGGRGTVDLTQLAAQAPLDSEVVVPLDITASNVTVILPSNIPVDVRADMTLGNLNEGTNHRGGITSQETSYNTDKPGGHLIIRIDGTLSNVTIQEGN encoded by the coding sequence GGTCCCTATGCAAGCCAGTATTCCGGCCCGTCCGCAGGCCCGTACTCCAGCGCCAAAGCGCCGGGCCAGTCCGGTGACTTCTTTACCTGGGTCCGGAGCCACGGTATCCAGCGCGGACGCGACCGGTGGATCGGCGGTGTCTCCAGCGGCATCGCGCACAGGATGGGCATCGATCCGCTGATTGTCCGCGGCATCTTCATTGTCCTCACCCTCTTCGCCGGAATCGGCGTCCTGCTCTACGGCCTGGCGTGGGCATTCCTTCCCGAACCCGACGGGCGCATCCACGTCCAGGAAGCCGGCGCCGGCCGCTGGTCCAGCGGCATGACAGGCGCGCTGATCACCACCGTGGTGGGACTCACCGGGCTGGGCGGCGGATTCTGGGGCTGGAGCCGCAACGGCTTCGGCGGATTCCTCTGGACCGTCTTCTGGGTGGGCGGCGCCATCTACTTCATCTACTACCTGACCCAACGCAACAAGGCCCGGAATGGAGCTCCCATGAACGCGACACCGCAGCCGGCCGGCGGAGACTCCGGTTACTCGGCCTCCTATCCCACAACCCCCTATGCCGCGCCGTTTGCGGCCACGGACTCTGCTTCGACCCGCACGTCCGGCACGTCCGGCAGCGCACCCTACCTTCCGGTCCCGCCGTCGAGCGTCAACCCGCCTTACGGCGGCGGCAGCTACGGTGGGGGCGGCAGCGACGGCGGTGCCTACGGCGGCTACCAGCCACCGCAGGGCCCGGCCCGGGCACCCAAGGTCCGCCCCTCCGGCCCCGGTGCCCCGGCAGTAGCCATTACAGCCGGAACGGCGCTCCTGGTGGGTGGCGGGCTCAAGGCCCTGGACGCCGGCAACGTGATCAACCTCGGCGACGCCGCCAACGCGATCGTCTGGGCCAGCGGTGCAGCCGTCCTGGGCCTGGGCATCCTGATCGCGGGCCTGCGCGGCAGGACGTCCGGAATCCTCGGTTTCTTCGCCGTTGTTGCCCTGGTGATCGGCGGCATCTTCAACGTTGTGGGCAACGGCGACAGGGTCCGCTTCACCCAAGTCGACTGGGCACCGGCGAGCCAGCAGCAGGCGGCCGATGGCTTCAGCGTCACCGGCGGCCGGGGAACCGTTGACCTCACCCAATTGGCCGCGCAAGCCCCGCTGGACTCAGAAGTCGTAGTTCCCCTGGACATCACGGCAAGCAACGTCACCGTGATCCTCCCCAGCAACATTCCCGTGGACGTGAGGGCAGACATGACGCTGGGGAATCTCAACGAAGGCACCAACCACCGGGGCGGCATTACCTCCCAGGAAACCAGCTACAACACCGACAAGCCAGGCGGCCACCTGATCATCCGGATCGACGGCACCCTCAGCAACGTCACCATCCAGGAAGGAAACTGA
- a CDS encoding GNAT family N-acetyltransferase produces the protein MTLDPGSAAIIQLAWARHLGLDDGAFAASLSSGERMVRADAAAEIVEFVRLFGSSALVGPQWVIDAAAGIPDEEMAQHVTLLTLTRAHGGHGLGAAALFFADDLPLRQPSEELTVSHGNPEAIELEGLCPPDDVNEVHLSELENRYTILHEVDGRRIPVACGAYGEWEGLLAQMGVLVDPGWRRRGLGSVAASIAAHEALAAGLTVQWRAEVSNTGAVALARQLGLSAGGIQTSVLLG, from the coding sequence ATGACTCTTGACCCCGGTTCCGCCGCCATCATCCAGCTCGCTTGGGCCCGGCATTTGGGGCTCGACGACGGCGCTTTCGCTGCGTCGCTGAGTTCCGGTGAGCGGATGGTCCGGGCCGACGCCGCTGCAGAGATTGTGGAGTTCGTCAGGCTGTTCGGCAGCTCGGCGCTGGTGGGGCCCCAATGGGTGATTGACGCCGCCGCGGGAATTCCGGACGAGGAGATGGCCCAGCATGTGACCCTGCTGACCCTGACCAGGGCCCACGGAGGCCACGGCCTGGGTGCGGCGGCCCTGTTCTTCGCCGACGACCTGCCCCTGCGACAGCCCTCCGAAGAGCTCACCGTGTCCCACGGAAACCCGGAGGCGATCGAGCTGGAAGGCCTGTGCCCGCCGGACGACGTCAACGAAGTGCACCTGTCAGAACTCGAGAACCGCTACACGATCCTCCACGAGGTCGACGGGCGCCGCATTCCCGTGGCCTGCGGTGCCTACGGGGAATGGGAAGGGCTTCTCGCGCAGATGGGCGTCCTGGTGGACCCCGGGTGGCGGCGCCGCGGGCTGGGATCTGTGGCGGCATCCATCGCCGCCCACGAAGCCCTCGCGGCAGGCCTCACCGTCCAGTGGCGCGCCGAAGTCAGCAACACCGGCGCCGTGGCCCTGGCGCGGCAGCTGGGCCTGTCCGCCGGCGGCATCCAGACCAGCGTGCTCCTGGGCTGA
- a CDS encoding ABC transporter ATP-binding protein, translating into MNTSLIPGQRQSPDAITVRGLNKTYRLPKGGTLTAVDQLDLTIRTGETYALLGPNGAGKSTTIEILEGHRKPDSGDVMVLGTRPWKAAPSFRARIGIVLQEATDSGELRVSEALRSLAACFPAPRPVDEVIEAVGLGGKGGVRISTLSGGQRRRLDVALGIIGNPEVLFLDEPTTGFDPEARRQFWDLIRRLSSGGTTIVLTTHYLDEAEQLADRIGVINHGRLIAEGSPQEIGGPGLRVPRVRWQDASGLREVVTEQPASLVASLSDGGAIEPAELAVVRPSLEDIYLQLIGAADGAEPSAEPSAARSTEASSVSGALR; encoded by the coding sequence ATGAACACGTCCCTCATCCCCGGGCAGCGGCAGTCCCCTGATGCCATCACCGTGCGCGGCCTCAACAAAACGTACCGCCTGCCCAAAGGCGGGACCCTCACGGCCGTGGACCAGCTGGACCTCACCATCCGCACAGGCGAAACCTACGCCCTCCTGGGTCCCAACGGCGCTGGCAAGTCCACCACCATCGAGATCCTGGAAGGCCACCGGAAACCGGACAGCGGCGATGTCATGGTTTTGGGAACGCGCCCCTGGAAGGCGGCACCGTCCTTCCGCGCCCGGATCGGCATCGTCCTCCAGGAGGCCACCGACTCCGGTGAACTCAGGGTTTCAGAGGCCCTGCGGTCACTGGCTGCCTGTTTCCCGGCGCCCCGGCCGGTGGACGAGGTCATTGAGGCCGTGGGGCTCGGGGGCAAGGGCGGCGTCCGGATCTCAACCCTTTCGGGCGGCCAGCGGCGCCGGCTGGACGTGGCACTGGGGATCATCGGCAACCCGGAGGTCCTGTTCCTGGACGAACCCACCACAGGCTTCGATCCGGAAGCCCGCCGGCAATTCTGGGACCTCATCCGCCGGCTGAGCAGCGGCGGCACCACCATTGTCCTCACCACGCACTACCTGGACGAGGCCGAGCAGCTGGCGGACCGGATCGGCGTCATCAACCACGGGCGTCTTATCGCCGAAGGCAGCCCGCAGGAGATCGGCGGCCCGGGCCTCCGGGTTCCCCGCGTCCGGTGGCAGGATGCTTCCGGCCTTCGCGAAGTGGTGACCGAGCAGCCGGCTTCCCTGGTCGCGTCGCTGTCCGACGGCGGCGCGATAGAGCCGGCGGAGCTCGCCGTCGTCCGTCCCAGCCTTGAGGACATTTACCTCCAGCTCATCGGCGCCGCGGACGGCGCCGAACCCTCTGCCGAACCATCCGCCGCACGATCTACGGAAGCATCGTCCGTTTCAGGAGCCCTCCGATGA
- a CDS encoding ATP-dependent 6-phosphofructokinase translates to MKIGILTSGGDCPGLNAVIRGAVLKGIAIHGHEFVGFLDGWRGVVEGDIIDIPRSMVRGIAKQGGTILGTSRTNPFENGGGPEVIKAHMDRLGIDAIIAIGGEGTLAAAKRLTDVGLKIVGVPKTVDNDLDATDYTFGFDTAVQIATEAIDRLRTTGESHHRCMIAEVMGRHVGWIALHAGMAAGAHAILIPEQKVSIEQITEWVQEAHDRGRAPLIVVAEGFVPDHMESPHSERGLDTFGRPRLGGIADQLAPEIEARTGIETRATILGHIQRGGVPSAFDRVLATRLGMAAIDSVVEGYWGTMVALKGTDIEHVSFDKALGQLKTVPQNRYDEAAVLFG, encoded by the coding sequence ATGAAAATTGGAATTCTTACCAGCGGCGGCGACTGCCCCGGACTGAACGCTGTCATCCGCGGAGCCGTCCTCAAGGGCATCGCCATCCACGGCCACGAATTCGTGGGGTTCCTGGACGGCTGGCGGGGTGTCGTCGAAGGCGACATCATCGACATCCCCCGCAGCATGGTCCGCGGCATCGCCAAGCAGGGTGGCACCATCCTGGGCACCTCCCGCACCAACCCCTTTGAAAACGGCGGCGGGCCGGAAGTCATCAAGGCCCACATGGACCGCCTCGGCATCGACGCCATCATCGCTATAGGCGGCGAAGGGACCCTCGCGGCCGCGAAACGCCTTACCGACGTCGGTCTCAAGATCGTGGGTGTCCCCAAGACCGTGGACAACGATCTTGACGCCACCGACTACACCTTCGGTTTTGATACGGCCGTCCAGATCGCCACCGAGGCCATCGACCGGCTCCGGACCACGGGCGAGTCCCACCACCGCTGCATGATCGCCGAGGTCATGGGCCGCCACGTTGGCTGGATTGCCCTGCACGCCGGCATGGCCGCCGGCGCCCACGCCATCCTGATCCCCGAGCAGAAGGTCAGCATCGAGCAGATCACCGAATGGGTCCAGGAAGCCCATGACCGTGGCCGCGCCCCGTTGATTGTTGTTGCCGAGGGCTTTGTTCCGGACCACATGGAATCCCCGCACTCCGAGCGCGGCCTGGACACGTTCGGCCGGCCCCGGCTGGGCGGCATCGCGGACCAGCTCGCCCCCGAGATCGAAGCCCGCACCGGCATCGAGACCCGTGCCACGATCCTGGGGCACATCCAGCGCGGCGGCGTCCCGTCCGCGTTCGACCGTGTGCTCGCCACCCGCCTGGGCATGGCCGCAATCGACTCTGTGGTGGAGGGCTACTGGGGCACCATGGTGGCCCTCAAGGGCACCGACATTGAGCACGTGAGCTTCGACAAAGCCCTGGGCCAGCTGAAGACCGTACCGCAGAACCGCTACGACGAGGCTGCGGTCCTGTTCGGCTAA
- a CDS encoding PspC domain-containing protein, translated as MDKFFSIVRGFGLKRGPQRWLGGVCGGIAAKLNVDVAFVRIAFLVFCLLPGPAVVLYIAAWLVLPDQQNSIPLQNFLDRRSIS; from the coding sequence ATGGACAAGTTCTTCAGCATCGTCAGGGGCTTCGGCCTGAAACGTGGACCCCAACGCTGGCTGGGAGGTGTGTGCGGCGGCATTGCAGCAAAGCTCAACGTGGATGTGGCGTTCGTCCGGATCGCTTTCCTGGTCTTCTGCCTCCTCCCCGGCCCCGCCGTCGTCCTCTACATCGCAGCGTGGCTGGTCCTTCCTGACCAGCAGAACTCCATCCCGCTGCAGAACTTCCTGGACCGCCGCTCCATCAGCTGA
- a CDS encoding response regulator transcription factor, with translation MSLPETVTVVLADDHPVVRSGLAALLDTADGIDVVAAAANGQEAVDAVSRLRPAVVLMDLRMPVLDGAGATAQIRDRFPDTKVLVLTTYDDDSDIMRAVESGAVGYLLKDTAGDRIIEAVRAAARGETVLAPPVAARLVSRMRAPELPRLTAREVEVLRCVAQGLSNPEVATALHIAEATVKTHLLRIFNKLDVDDRTRAVVLAMERGLL, from the coding sequence ATGAGCCTCCCGGAAACTGTGACTGTTGTCCTCGCCGATGACCACCCCGTGGTCCGGAGCGGCCTGGCCGCGCTGCTGGACACCGCGGACGGCATCGACGTGGTGGCCGCCGCGGCCAACGGCCAGGAGGCGGTGGACGCTGTCAGCCGGCTGCGCCCCGCCGTCGTCCTGATGGACCTGCGGATGCCCGTCCTTGACGGCGCCGGCGCCACGGCGCAGATCCGGGACCGGTTTCCCGACACCAAGGTGCTGGTGCTGACCACCTACGACGACGACTCCGACATCATGCGCGCCGTGGAGTCAGGGGCGGTGGGCTATCTCCTGAAGGACACGGCCGGGGACCGCATCATTGAGGCCGTGCGCGCTGCAGCGCGTGGTGAGACGGTTCTCGCTCCGCCGGTGGCGGCACGCCTGGTCTCGCGGATGCGCGCGCCTGAACTGCCGCGGCTGACAGCCCGGGAGGTGGAGGTTCTCCGCTGCGTGGCGCAGGGACTGAGCAATCCCGAGGTGGCCACCGCGCTCCATATCGCCGAGGCGACGGTCAAGACGCACCTGCTGCGGATCTTCAACAAGCTGGACGTGGACGACAGGACCCGTGCCGTGGTCCTGGCCATGGAACGGGGCCTTTTGTAA